In one window of Planktothrix sp. FACHB-1365 DNA:
- a CDS encoding XisI protein: MDKVERYRQLIKQILTEHADIAMTTDTVKAELIFDSEHDHYQLAYVGWREDHRVFGPVMHFDIQDGKIWIQYNGTEDSVAERLVEMGVPTSDIVIGFHSPFKRQFTRYAIG; encoded by the coding sequence ATGGATAAAGTAGAACGTTATCGCCAATTAATTAAACAAATTTTGACTGAACACGCTGACATTGCCATGACAACAGATACAGTGAAAGCCGAGTTAATTTTTGATAGCGAACATGACCATTATCAACTGGCTTATGTCGGTTGGCGAGAAGATCACCGAGTTTTTGGCCCGGTGATGCACTTTGATATTCAAGACGGCAAAATTTGGATTCAATACAACGGGACAGAAGACTCCGTTGCAGAAAGATTAGTCGAGATGGGTGTACCCACTTCCGATATTGTGATTGGTTTTCATTCCCCATTCAAACGTCAATTTACTCGTTATGCCATCGGTTAG